The genomic stretch CTTCTTCCTTTATAAAAAAACTCGATAGGCATCGGAGCAGCTGAATAGAACTTTGGTGCTGACCAAGCTACATTCCATTCAAATTTATCCTTAGGCTGACAACTCTCAAGCAATAGGATAATTACAGGTAATAATCGTACAGTTTTTATTTTTCTCATATATTTTTAACTAAGGATACCATTTTTCTCTTTCATAATAGATATTCCCGTCTTTATCTACTTTAGGCGCTATCGGCTGATTGACAAAGCCTACACTTTCCAGAAGATGATGATCCCCTGTTTTTACACCTATTGCAGCAAGTCCTCCAAAGTTAGCAGAAAGATGAATATAATGGTTACAGATATGCTGATATATTTCTGAAGATATTGTATAATTTCCAATTCCTTCTTTTTTACTTTCTTCCAACATCAGATCCATATACTGCTTCAAAACTTTATATTTATCCGTATCTGGAATCTCATGTTCAAATTCATGAGGAACAAAACCTTTTTGATTTATTGCTTCCTTATAATCTTTATAAAAAGGTACTTTATTATCTATTCCTTTCTGCAACATCATATACATGGCCACTAAACTGTATTTATTAGAAATATACCGGGAATCTTCCAGAATATAATGGTCTGATTCTTTGGTTTGAAATATTTGGTAATAGGGATTTTCGGAATCTGTTTTTTCTTTATCTGAAAAATCAGGTTCTGCCTTAACCTCTCGTGTATTAGCTCCTGATCCGGTTATTGTTGTTTCTTTTACATGATCATAGGTATTTTTAAATACAATTTCTTTTTCTGTAGAAATGCGCTGATTGATATAAAATTGTCTTATTTTTTCTTTTTCCTTAAGCATTTTATCATCTCCTACTTTCACATCAAAATAATCCAAAACAGCAGTATATTTATCCAGATGGGCATAACCACCTCCTATATCTGAGTGGGCGCCCAGCATCGATATCGTATAACCTTCTTCTGTGGGAGTTAATGCAAAATTTTTCCGCCATTCATTATGAGCGGTAATATGAAAAATCTTTTTGATCCCCAATCCGGATACTTTCGTTTTAATGTCCTGAAGCGAAGCCTGCCCTAAGAAAGCTGCAATACTGTAAGGAACAGTTAAAGGATTTGTAATAAGGGCTCCTGCTACTTTATACCCTATATTTTCTTTCACAAACATATCAGAAACCACCGTATCAAATACCCCCAGAAAACGGATTTCTATGGTAAAAGTATCTCCAACAGGTTGATATCCTGCTTTTGCCAATCTTTTTCCAAAGAGCCCTCCTGCATGTACAGAGACATAAGATACCTTGAGACGTCCCATTTTAGTATCCATTTCATCCCGCATCACCGTATCATATTTTACCGATTTTTTTACTTCATTACAAAAATGTCTTGCGGCTGCAGCTCCCCGGCTGAATCCGAATACATCAAATACAATCTTATTGATCTTCTTACCTTTAGGAATATTACTAAATTCATTGGCTATAACATTTTTAATTCCTTCCTCTACTCTTCCAATTATCCCCCAGTCTCCTCTTCCCGCACAAGAACCTGCAATATTATCTTCTTTATCCTGTTTCGTTCCTATTCCTTCTACATATTGTTTTAAAATAGCATAGTTTCCATATTCCGGATGAGCATCTTCACTTCCTTTTGCATCTTCACTCGGATTCTTTTTCTCTTTATAAAGGTCAAACAGTTTGGCAACGTTGGAATAGGGATTCCAATAGCTATCACGGTCTGAGATTTTAATCTTTTTTTGTTTTCCGGTTTTGGGATCTTTGATGGTTTCGTAATATTCCTGGGGAACGGTATCATTTTTATAATAGGTTTCCCCGGAGTTGATCTTACTGTAATAGGTTTTATCTGAATTATACCTGTTATTTCCGGTGCCATCAAAAAACATCCCGATAAAAACATTTACAGAATCTTTAGGCTGATATGCCGGAGCTTTTTCCACATTGGGGCCATGATGAATATCTTTATCTGCATTCAGGTTATTCAAACCTAATGCGTTAATATTGGTATTTCCTTCAGAGTACAGGTTATACCCTTTTTCGGTGACTTTCGTATATTTCCCGTTGACAATTCTTGTTCTGCTCATAGGAAAAATATTAGTGATTATGACCTTTTTCGCCACTGTTCATATAGATCGAACTTTTCGTATGGCTTGTAAAGTTTTCTTCGGTAGTGAAATTCATTTCTTTTCTTGAAATTTCATTACGTTCCTGTTTTACTTCACTGTGCACGTCTCCTTCTATAAACTCAGTGAGTTTTCCTGTGATGAAAACCTGAGAATCTCCTATCACGGAAGAGGTTTTTATCATTCCCACACTTTCACTATGATTCATCGTCACGGTATCTGTTTTATTCATTCCAACACTGGTAGACATATTTTGTCCAACGTTGATATTGAGGTTTCCGCCTGCATTAAAGTTGATGTCATTAGGCGCAGATACTGTGATGTTTCCTTTGCCATCCATGAAATAATTGTTGCCACTTGGGTCTACAATATTTACGCTTCCTTCAGCATCATTCATCAGAATACGGATACCGCTTCTGGTCTGAATAGATTTTAAATGGTTATTCACGCCGCCGCCAAGCGCAACCCCGCCATGGAACATTCCGCCCATCACGAAAGGACGGTCCGGATGGTTATGTACAAATCCCACCATTACCTGGTCTCCCATTTCCGGAATGGCTACATAGCCTCTGTTTTGAGTAATCTGATCTGTTCCTCCTGCATCCGGGCTCATTACCCTGATAAAATCTGTAGTTTCATTAAGCTGCCACAGGAATTTTACTTTTACTCGTCCCTGTCCTAAAGGATCTTCGTTGGAAATTACTACCGCTGGCTGTGTTTCTGCAAAAGGGGTTGTAAATTCTGGTTTCGGGATGAATCCTGTATCAGAAGCAATGGCTTCAAAGCTTCCTTTATAATGTCCTAAGGTATCAATCTCATGGGTTACCTCTGTCATCATCAATTTTGTGAAATATCCGGTTTTGCTTGAATCCGGTTTTCTCAGATAAAGATCTGCAGTACAGCCAGGATATAAAAACGGCATTGTGGTATCACCGGATACTACAAATACATCTACTCCTTTACTGCCCCATGCTCCCGTTTGGGAATTCACCACATCCATATCAGTGGCAGCTCTGATAGGAGCCGACTGAAGTGAAGGGGTTTTAAAAATACCTTCGTTATTTGAATAAGCAGTTTTGGCAAGACTTCCCATGTGTTTTAACGGAGTTTCCCCTGATGTTAACATAGCATTCTTACTGCTGTTGTACCCATAATAACTGGGTTGGGTATGGTGTGCCCTAAGTTCGGTATGAATATTTGAGGCGTTACTTCCGCTTATCAGCTCAAGAGGTGCAGCCGGAGCCGGCATATTTCCGAAATGCAGTACTTCCCCATCATAGAAAAACTGTTCACCATAAGCTTCTGCCAGTCTGCATAAGTAATTATAATGGGTTTCGTTGTACTGGGAACTGTAGACAATTTGTGATGAGGCTTTGGCATTTACCCTGAAATCATACCAAAACGGATCTATTCCCTGTTTAATAACCTCATCAGCTATAATTCCTGTATTCACCGGTTGTGATCCGCCAAAACTCTGAGTATGCGGAGATCCGTCTAAAAGAATGGTTGGGCTGAAACCTTTTAAAACAATATTTCCCAAACTGTGAGCTTCCTGGCTGAAACCTACTTTGGTAATGATTCCTACGAAAACTCTTTCAGGGCTGTTTTTAGTTTCGAAATCTTTGTAAGCAATTTTGATGGTAAGACGTTTTCCTAAAAAAGCATTGGCCTGTTCCAACTGATGTCCCTGTTTTTCAGATAAGGCATCATGAGCCAGCGTTAACTCAAATTCGTGATGGGTTACAGCGCTTTGTTTTAATTTAAAATGTTTAAAACTGGAAATGATTTCGCCATTGATTACTGCAGAAAGCTTGACGATGCGGTTGATTCCTGCTGTATTATTTTCTTTCACTGCCTGAGCGTTATCAGGCGCACGGTATCCATCAGTAAAGGATACACGTTCTGAAGTCGTGTTTTTTTTCATGTTGTGTTTTTTGTGTTAATCAGGATCTAATTATCACAAATATAGGAAATATTTTAAAATTAAATATTGGTAAGTTTTCAGAAGTTACTCAATACCTGAATACTTGGTATATCTTTTGAATTAAAAAAACAATACTTTATCCTGATGCGACTCTTCTTTTTATATGTCATTTTTCTTGTATGTTTTACTGCTTGCAGCCAAACTCAATCTCCATCCGATGAAAAAAAACTGATTACTGAAAAAGTAAATCAGCTTTACATTCAATATGGAAAATCTAATGAAGCAGTGTATAATAAACCCATAGCTGATAATTTATTTTCCCCGGAATTGAAAAAAACTGTAGAAACGGAAATCAAAACATCAAAGGCTGATATTGAGAAAGTAAAAAACAGTGATTATCCGGATGAAAAGCCTTTGATCTTTGAAGGGGCGATCTTTTCAAGTTTATATGAAGGATATAACGGCTACTCCATCAAAAGTATTCATCTACATGATAAAACAGCAGAGGCACTTGTGCAGTTTGAATATAATATGGTTTCTCCAAAAGTATTATGGACTGATAAAGTACAGTTGATTAATTCTGACAAAGGATGGACAATTGATAATATTGTGTTTGATTCTATAGGAAGCTCTAAGGACCTTAAAACAAGTCTGACAGACTTTATACAATATTCTAAACAATAAAAAAGCCGCTTCAAAAAGCGGCTTGATTTTTTATGGACACTGAACGATTGGAATTTCGCTGCAAAATACTTTGTTTGCCCATTCGCAATATGTACAATATTGTTTTGGTTCTCCGCCGTACACTGACTTTAAATCTCCTTTGGTCAGTTTCTTTAAATTTTTCATATAGTTCTAATTTTATGGTTTTGTAAAATTAAAACGAATATTATTATACATTATTACAATTTAACACTATATATTTTCATTATTCACACTTTTTATAGCAAAAAAAGCGATCTAAAAACAGTATTGCTTATCATTTTTAAGACGTACGTATATTGATGCTCAAAGCCTTACTGCCTGTTTGCTTCATTTCAAATCCTTTGAATTTTTAAAAAGTTTGAAAACACCGATGATTAAAGACACGGCAAGCCAAGAAGATCCATTTCTGAACTCCAAAGCAAGCTCACCTTTCCTTTGGGGTCTAATTCAAAAACAGCCCTTTCCGGGAATTGGCAATGAGACCCAGATTTTTTATTATGCCATTTGAAATCATCATAATAGGTGAAATACAGATTTTTGTAATTTCCATAAACAACCGGATTGTAGTTTCCAAATCCGTAATTGTTTTCTGTACTTTCTTTCGCTGCGAACTTTTTGATAGACTTATTGATCTCTGAATAACTATTCTCATATTTCAGTGGGATCTCTTTTTCCGAAGCAATCAATGGGTTTCCAACTCTATTTTTATCAATATTCAGGATGTAAGCAATATAATCGTTTCCGCATTCTGTAGACTGAAAAACCACCCGTTTTATTGTACATTTCTGGAAAGATTTTGTACCGTATACGAAATAAGAATCTTTCATCTCTTTTTTAAAAACTTCTTCAAACCTTTTATTGTAATACAACGGGCCTACAGATATCGTATCATAATATTTATAATCCTTCATATTCCTGCCATATATCCAGGGAATAGAGTCTTTGACTAGAAAATTTTCATACTTTTTCGATAATGGATCATCAGCATCACCAAACTGAACGGGAATACAGATTGCTATATCTTTACTGGTAAGCTGATATACTCCGAAAACAGTGTTTTTATCTAATTCAAAGTCTGGTTCAACTGCTATAGCACTATCCTTTTTTTGAACTGTTGTTTCTTTAGTTACAGGTATTTCTTTTTCTTTTTTGCAGGATAAAAGAAGTGGAAACAATGTCAGGACAATATATTTTTTCATGATTGAATAGCTTGGATTTGAGGGATAAAAATAAAAAAAGAATCTGCTTTCACAAATTCTTCTGTATGGTTAGTTAATATATTCTTATTCCAATTCCCTCTTCAGGAATTTCCCTGTCAAGCTTTTCTTAGACTTTACAATTTCTTCAGGAGTTCCCTGCGCTACGATCTGCCCACCATGTTTTCCGCCTTCCGGTCCTACATCAATGATATGGTCTGCCAGTTTAATTACATCCATATTATGTTCAATAATAATGAAAGAGTTTCCTAGTTCTACCAACTGATTGATAGCATCCATCAGGATCTTCACATCCTCGAAGTGTAATCCTGTGGTAGGTTCATCAAGGATATAAAGGGTATTTCCGGTTTGTCTTTTGGCCAGTTCGGTAGCTAGCTTAATACGCTGCGCCTCTCCTCCTGAAAGTGTTGTGGATTGTTGCCCCAATGTAATATACCCCAAACCTACATCCTGTAATGTTTTTACTTTCGCAAAGATCTTTGGAATGGGCTGGAAAAAATCTACCGCTTCATCAATGGTCATATCCAATACATCAGAAATAGATTTTCCTTTGTAACGAACTTCAAGGGTTTCTCTGTTGAAACGTTTTCCGTTGCAGGTCTCGCAGTGAACATATACATCCGGAAGGAAGTTCATTTCGATTACTTTTAATCCACCCCCCTGGCAGGTTTCGCATCTTCCGCCTTTTACATTGAAAGAGAATCTTCCCGGTTTGTATCCACGAATCTTACTTTCAGGCAATTCTGCAAAAAGGTTTCGGATATCTGTAAACATTCCGGTATACGTTGCCGGATTAGAACGTGGTGTTCTTCCAATAGGAGTTTGGTCTACGTCTACAATTTTATCAATATTATCAAGACCTTCGATCTTTTTGTAGGGCAAAGGTTCTTGAACTGCTCTATAGAAATGTTTGTTAAGGATCGGATATAATGTACCGTTGATCAGGGAAGATTTCCCGCTTCCAGAAATTCCGGTTACCACCACCAGTTTTCCAAGAGGAACATCCAGGGTAACATTTTTCAGGTTATTTCCTGTTGCTCCTTTCAGAACGATATTTTTTCCGCTCCCTGCTCTTCTTTCTGCCGGAATTTCAATTTTCCTTTTCCCGTTGATATACTGAGCGGTGATGGTATCTGCTTTTAAAAGATCTTTCGGCTTCCCCTGCCAAAGGATTTCCCCCCCGAATTTTCCGGCTCTTGGACCGATATCCAATACCTCATCGGCTTCCAGAATCATGTCTTTATCATGTTCTACTACTAAAACAGAGTTTCCAATATCTCTAAGATTCTTTAAGGAATGGATCAGTCTTTCATTATCTCTCTGATGAAGTCCGATACTTGGTTCATCCAGAATATACAAAACGTTCACAAGTTGGGACCCAATTTGTGTTGCCAGACGAATCCTCTGTGATTCTCCTCCTGAAAGGGTTTTTGAACTTCTGCTTAAGCTTAGATAATCCAATCCGACATCCAGCAGGAACTGAAGTCTGGTTTCAATTTCCTTTAAGATCTCGTGAGCAATGATTTTATTTTTCTCAGAGAATTTATCTTTTACATCGGCCAGCCATTCTTTTAAATCTGCTAAACTTAATCCATTGACTTCAGCAATATTCTTTCCGTCAATTTTAAAACTTAGGCTTGATGGCTGAAGACGGGTTCCACCACATTCCGGACATGTTTCTTCCGTTGTGAAATGTCTTTCCAGCAAAATAGCTTCGTAAGATTCTCTTTCCTCAATAATTTCTTCCATGAAGGCAATCAAACCATCAAAGCTGATCTTAATCTTCTTGGTAATCCCGGCATATTTCAGATCCTTATTGAACTCTTTGTGGCATCCGTTGTAGATATAATCCAAAGCTTCTTCAGGAATATCCTGTAATGGTGTTGTCATTCCCAATCCGAAGATTTCTAGAATGTTCTTGATCTGTGCCAGAATCCATTTATTAGATTTAATATCTTCCAATGGTAATAATCCTCCCTGGTTGATTGATAGTTTCGGATTATCAATGAAATAATCTGTATTGATTTTTTTGATGGTTCCCAGTCCTTTACAGTTCGGACAGCTTCCTTTTGGAGAGTTGAATGAAAAAGTATTCGGTTCCGGTAATGCTAAGGAATGTCCTGTTTCAGCATCCATCAGGTTTTTAGAGAAATATTCAATATCTGTACTTCCCAGTTTCTGAATTCCGATAATTCCTTCTCCCATTTCCATTGCGGTACGGAGAGATTTTTCCATTCTGCCTTCAGAAGCGTTTTCCCCAATGATCCAACGATCGATAACAATATCAATATCGTGGGTTTTATAGCGGTCCAGCTTTAAATCATATTCGATATCCTGTAATTCCCCATCAATTCTTGCCTGTCCATACCCTTTCTTAGCCATCTGTACGAAAAGTTCATGATAGTGTCCTTTTCTGGAACGCACAACAGGAGCTAATAGCATGATCTTTTCTCCTTGATAGTTCTCCTTAATGGTATCAAGAATCTGGTCTTCAGTATAACTTACCAGTTTCTGCCCGGTAGATAATGAATAAGCATCTGAAACTCTTGCATACAAAAGACGAAGGAAGTCATACAGTTCTGTAACGGTTCCTACGGTAGAACGCGGGTTTTTATTCGTTGTTTTCTGCTCAATGGCAATAACGGGTGAAAGTCCTTCAATTTTATCTACATCAGGACGCTCTAACCCACCCAAAAACTGACGGGCATAGGCAGAGAATGTTTCTATATAACGACGCTGACCTTCTGCAAAAATAGTATCAAAAGCCAGTGAAGATTTTCCACTCCCGGAAAGCCCGGTAATCACTACCAGTTCATTACGTGGGATCTTAACATTAATATTCTTCAGGTTGTGTTCACGTGCTCCGTAAACTTCTATATATTCTGTTGATTTGCTCATAATTTGGAATGACTTTGCCTGAAAATCACAACGTGCAAAATTACGGAATTTTTATGAATTTTTTTTTATCCTGACGGGGTTAAAATTTTCATAATGGAAGTTTATTTCTGTTGAATCGCATCACCATATTTATATAAATACTGTTTATAGGTTTTTGGATAGACTTTAAATTATACAACGGACTAAAGTCCGTTTCTATTGAATTTATTTTCCCACAGATTACGCTGATTTTCACAAATACCTGTGGATATGATCATGTTGAATCTTTAAGCATGGATGATTATAGCAGACTCATTTATTGAACAACAGATCTTAATAATTTATTATTACAATTATGGCTTACTTACATAATATTCCCAAACTGCATTTCCTATATCTGCAATGATCTTTTCTGTATCTTTCATTTCTTCATTGATATTTTTAAGATAGACGGATAAGATGAAATGTTTTCCATTGGGAAGCTTTGCAATTCCTACATCGTTCATTGCTGCTCTTATATTCTGTTCATTTCTTCCTGAGATTCCTGTACGATGGGCTAATTCTGTTCCTGCCGGTAAACCTGCCTTCATCCAGGTTAATCCTCTAGACGTTTCTACCATGATCTGGTATAAGTATTTTGTAGTCTCCTTTTTCAGAACCTTTCCTTTGTAGAATTTTTCTAAAAGGTCGGTTGTTGCCAAAGGGGTTGATGTATTCACAAAATAGGATTCAAAGGTATTCATCTGTTGTTCATTGAGTCGTATAGTGAAATCTTTAATGCCCTGTTGGTTGATAAATTTTTGAACAACCGGAGCTCCACCTACCACCCTCAACAGGATATCGCAGCCATTATTATCACTGTGAGAAACGGTATATCTTAATAATTGATCTAATGTCAAATACATATTTCCATTCGGAAATTCTTCTCTGATTGGGCTCCATGTTTCGGGTAGCAATTCTTCTTTTTTAATAAAAAATTTCTGATCCAACTTTAGCTTCCCTTTATCTACATGGTTTAACACAGTTAATGCAATATGGAATTTAAAAACACTCAGCATGGGCATTGCTCTATTTCCGTTGATGCTCAACGTATCTTTATCTTCAATACCTTTTACAGAAACTCCAACAGTTGCATTTTTTGTTGATATGATGGTATTTATTTTATCCCTGAGATTCTGTATCGTCTGGCTCTTTAACGGAATGCTAAAAAGGCAAATTGATATAAAAAGAGATGCTTTTTTCATTGGATTTGAATCGTTTAGTTTTTTACTGTATTAAATTTCTGAATCTTAATATAAAAAATGCCGTAACAAATACGGCATTTCATATTTTAACTTGATTGTTGACGTTACAAGGAATCAAAGAACTTATTTCACAAAAGAATTATAGGCTCCCAATACACTTTCATAAGATGAATCAATCTGCTGGATGTCGTTATCCTGAATTTTTCCTTTCTCTTTAGCGTCTCTAATCAGTTTTCTGTACAGATCTAAAAAGTTAGAGGCATTTTTGTTGAAGCTGTCAAATTGAGATTTTTTATAAGAATACTGTTGATCTTTCACATTAAAGTTTAGCTTAGCATTCGCTTCTAGGGCTTTGGCAAATTCATCATACTTTTTCTGAGCTTCCGCTTCATTGAATTGTCCGGAATATTGTTTTCCTAAAAGATCGATTACAGAATCTAATGAATTCATTACGTTTTTGGAAGAAATAATATACTCCTTCATTGGATGATCCTTCAAAATAACCTCTTCCGCAGCATCAGTAGCGGGTTTGATCTTCATCATAATGTTTTCCCCGGCCGCATAAAAAGCATTGACATCCCCCTCAATTTCTTTTCTGATGGCTTCAGCTTTTGCTCCTTTATCATCTTTATAGTCTTCGGAAGTCATATAAGACTTAAGCTCTTCGAGTTTTTTATCTATATTTTCTTTTTTGGCTTTATAAACACCAAATTCTTTTTCAATAGCAGATTTCTCTTTATCAAAGCCCGAGGGAACTTCCTTAATTTTTGAAAAGGAATAATCCATTGAGCTCAAAACAATCGGCATGATCAGCACATTTTCTCCTTTTGATTTAGCAACGGCCTCATCTGCATATTTTAAAATCCTTTCAATATGCTTGGATGTACTTTTGTAAGAGTCTATAAAATTGTTATTAAAATCAATAATAGCATTTGCATCTGCCTCGCTACCCATGTTTAAAACCGTATTACCTAGTTTTCCGGCACCTTTTTTACAGCTTATCGCTGTAGCAGTCAAAGACAGAGCCATCGCAAGTACAATAATCTTCTTCATATTTTTTTATTTTAATATTTAAATTTACATATCCTGAAATTCTACGTCTTCATTCGTTACTTTCACCAAATATTCAATGCCATCTATTGCTTTGGCAATAATTTGATTTCTGGTAATGTTGGCCATATTTTCCCAATATGCCCTACCGTAGAAAGAATAATTTTGCGGAACAATTTCGACCTCAACAGTTCTTACAAAACCTTCTTTAGGCTTGTTGCTGATCATCGTTCCTCTTCTTACCCTAACTTCTCTCAATTCGTCTTTGAGAATCATTCGGCAATAATTTTTAACGTCTTCAAGGGAAATAATTTTATCCCTTGTTGTTAATGCATATTTATAAGCTTGAATACTGTCAGTTCCTTTTTGCTCTTCGGCACCGCCTAATGTTTCTGTAAGCAATACAACAGTCTGTGATTTCAACTGATTGGAAAGTTCTGTTCCCGGACGCATGTGATTGGCAAGTGTACAGTGTGTGATCCAAAAAGCAGCATACGTATGATCTGTTTTTTCTACAGGTTCCATGATTACATAATTCAGCTCCTGTCTGATGTTTCTCTTGGCGTTGTTTACTTTCTGTACCATAGATTTCATCTTGTCAGACATTTCGCTGAGCACCCCTTTTACATTATCTCTGTTTAAAAGTGAGAATGCTGCGATTTCATCTCTTGTCAGTTCCAGAACATTGGCAATCATATCCACAGCATTTCTGCTTGTGAATCGTTCCATTCCTCCTTTTCTTACAGTGTACAATCCTTTTTTAAGATTATCAGCAGGTGTAAATGGTATTTCCGTGTATTTTCTTCCTTCTCCGTCCTGTACTTCATCTACATATAGGAAATGTTCTCCTTCGTCCGTTACTAAAGGAATGTTGTTCCCCATAATGTCAAGACTATATTCTGTTTTTTTCCAACCTCTGTTATAAATTGGAAATGCATTCAGTACAAAGGAGAAGTTATCAAGGATTTCGGCTGAGAATTGGGGTGGGAATTCAAAAGTAAGCCATAAATAACGTTTATTATCCAGATATTTTACAATCTCTTCTTTTCCGGCAAGGAAGTCAAGATTTTGCGGAAGTTGTCCCGGTTCTGAAAACAGGCTGCTGGACAGCCCAGTGACCTCAATAAACTTATGGCGATAGATACTTTTAATATCTTCAATTACTTTACTGCGTATGGATTGTTCTTTAAACATCTGCTCATATCCATCCGGAGTACTTTCTGTGAGATAACTTAACCCTTCTCTTACAAACAAAGGATTTCCATTACTTGAAACCGTAATATAAGGTAATAGTTTATATACAAAATCCAAATGCTCAAAAGCCGGATTGGAGCAAAAAACACTCATATATTTTGGGAAGTATTCACTCACATATTTGCTGACATCAACCCCCACTGTGATCTTTCTATAGTCTTCGGGTCTTCCGTTAAATCTTGCAATAGGAATTTTGTTGAATCTGTCATCAATACTGTAGCAGGTATTCCCTACAAACATTACTGAAGTGTGAACTTTATTGATTCTTACGTTCCCAACCGGAGTGAAAGGAATATTCAGTTGCTTATCTGATTCCGATTTTACTGTGGAAGTCATCTGCTTACGAAAGAAAAACTCCGTGTGCTCTAATAAAACCTCAGTAGAATCATAAGGCTGGGTGAAAGCCACTGCATGTGCCGGAATGGGGTGAGTATAAATAGATGGTGTTAACAGTTTTGCCAGTTTTTCAAGAATTCGGGCATTAACGGTCTGTATTTCATTATTCGCTTTAAAAACTTCTGTACTGAATGCATCAATCAATAGTTTTACAAATGGATCTAAAGACTGCGGACTTTTCAATCCCCATACTTTAGTAGCATTCTGCAGCATTCTTGCTTTTACAGATTCTTTGGAATAAATATTTTGATCTAGGTTCATAATTTTTTTTCGCTGTTAAAAATATTAATCAATAGACATCGGGCTCAGGAATAGCTCTGTTGTAAAGCTGAAACGTTCTCCTGTTTCCTCCATCTTGGCATTGATGGCAATTCTTACTTTCTTTTTGATTTCGGTGTGTTCTTTGGTATCGTAACTGTGTTCTACAAATTGAATATGGGCATCTATCTGTGGTTGTACAATTCTTGGTTCATATTCCTGGATCTGCCTTCTTAGACTTTTAACAAAAACGTTTTCCCAGATGGCACTTGTTACTCCATTATCGAATTCCAGGTTCCAAACATCGTTTCCATAGTTTTCATCATATCTGTTCTCCCCTTTTTTGGTGGTGATCAGCAGCATAA from Chryseobacterium indologenes encodes the following:
- the uvrA gene encoding excinuclease ABC subunit UvrA — protein: MSKSTEYIEVYGAREHNLKNINVKIPRNELVVITGLSGSGKSSLAFDTIFAEGQRRYIETFSAYARQFLGGLERPDVDKIEGLSPVIAIEQKTTNKNPRSTVGTVTELYDFLRLLYARVSDAYSLSTGQKLVSYTEDQILDTIKENYQGEKIMLLAPVVRSRKGHYHELFVQMAKKGYGQARIDGELQDIEYDLKLDRYKTHDIDIVIDRWIIGENASEGRMEKSLRTAMEMGEGIIGIQKLGSTDIEYFSKNLMDAETGHSLALPEPNTFSFNSPKGSCPNCKGLGTIKKINTDYFIDNPKLSINQGGLLPLEDIKSNKWILAQIKNILEIFGLGMTTPLQDIPEEALDYIYNGCHKEFNKDLKYAGITKKIKISFDGLIAFMEEIIEERESYEAILLERHFTTEETCPECGGTRLQPSSLSFKIDGKNIAEVNGLSLADLKEWLADVKDKFSEKNKIIAHEILKEIETRLQFLLDVGLDYLSLSRSSKTLSGGESQRIRLATQIGSQLVNVLYILDEPSIGLHQRDNERLIHSLKNLRDIGNSVLVVEHDKDMILEADEVLDIGPRAGKFGGEILWQGKPKDLLKADTITAQYINGKRKIEIPAERRAGSGKNIVLKGATGNNLKNVTLDVPLGKLVVVTGISGSGKSSLINGTLYPILNKHFYRAVQEPLPYKKIEGLDNIDKIVDVDQTPIGRTPRSNPATYTGMFTDIRNLFAELPESKIRGYKPGRFSFNVKGGRCETCQGGGLKVIEMNFLPDVYVHCETCNGKRFNRETLEVRYKGKSISDVLDMTIDEAVDFFQPIPKIFAKVKTLQDVGLGYITLGQQSTTLSGGEAQRIKLATELAKRQTGNTLYILDEPTTGLHFEDVKILMDAINQLVELGNSFIIIEHNMDVIKLADHIIDVGPEGGKHGGQIVAQGTPEEIVKSKKSLTGKFLKRELE
- a CDS encoding type VI secretion system Vgr family protein, producing MKKNTTSERVSFTDGYRAPDNAQAVKENNTAGINRIVKLSAVINGEIISSFKHFKLKQSAVTHHEFELTLAHDALSEKQGHQLEQANAFLGKRLTIKIAYKDFETKNSPERVFVGIITKVGFSQEAHSLGNIVLKGFSPTILLDGSPHTQSFGGSQPVNTGIIADEVIKQGIDPFWYDFRVNAKASSQIVYSSQYNETHYNYLCRLAEAYGEQFFYDGEVLHFGNMPAPAAPLELISGSNASNIHTELRAHHTQPSYYGYNSSKNAMLTSGETPLKHMGSLAKTAYSNNEGIFKTPSLQSAPIRAATDMDVVNSQTGAWGSKGVDVFVVSGDTTMPFLYPGCTADLYLRKPDSSKTGYFTKLMMTEVTHEIDTLGHYKGSFEAIASDTGFIPKPEFTTPFAETQPAVVISNEDPLGQGRVKVKFLWQLNETTDFIRVMSPDAGGTDQITQNRGYVAIPEMGDQVMVGFVHNHPDRPFVMGGMFHGGVALGGGVNNHLKSIQTRSGIRILMNDAEGSVNIVDPSGNNYFMDGKGNITVSAPNDINFNAGGNLNINVGQNMSTSVGMNKTDTVTMNHSESVGMIKTSSVIGDSQVFITGKLTEFIEGDVHSEVKQERNEISRKEMNFTTEENFTSHTKSSIYMNSGEKGHNH
- a CDS encoding bacteriocin-like protein translates to MKNLKKLTKGDLKSVYGGEPKQYCTYCEWANKVFCSEIPIVQCP
- a CDS encoding phospholipase effector Tle1 domain-containing protein; this translates as MSRTRIVNGKYTKVTEKGYNLYSEGNTNINALGLNNLNADKDIHHGPNVEKAPAYQPKDSVNVFIGMFFDGTGNNRYNSDKTYYSKINSGETYYKNDTVPQEYYETIKDPKTGKQKKIKISDRDSYWNPYSNVAKLFDLYKEKKNPSEDAKGSEDAHPEYGNYAILKQYVEGIGTKQDKEDNIAGSCAGRGDWGIIGRVEEGIKNVIANEFSNIPKGKKINKIVFDVFGFSRGAAAARHFCNEVKKSVKYDTVMRDEMDTKMGRLKVSYVSVHAGGLFGKRLAKAGYQPVGDTFTIEIRFLGVFDTVVSDMFVKENIGYKVAGALITNPLTVPYSIAAFLGQASLQDIKTKVSGLGIKKIFHITAHNEWRKNFALTPTEEGYTISMLGAHSDIGGGYAHLDKYTAVLDYFDVKVGDDKMLKEKEKIRQFYINQRISTEKEIVFKNTYDHVKETTITGSGANTREVKAEPDFSDKEKTDSENPYYQIFQTKESDHYILEDSRYISNKYSLVAMYMMLQKGIDNKVPFYKDYKEAINQKGFVPHEFEHEIPDTDKYKVLKQYMDLMLEESKKEGIGNYTISSEIYQHICNHYIHLSANFGGLAAIGVKTGDHHLLESVGFVNQPIAPKVDKDGNIYYEREKWYP